A stretch of the Lolium perenne isolate Kyuss_39 chromosome 3, Kyuss_2.0, whole genome shotgun sequence genome encodes the following:
- the LOC127343013 gene encoding WRKY transcription factor 22: protein MCAVQPRRMEHLNDWDLQAVVRSCGTLVPSSHPEVDRAGPPPPPSEAPATIKREPREMVRGPVAAKDASLYDLEYLDLDRKPFLMSAAPSSQPWATAADDRHEVMISFPSAASTSGSRPRLPPGRKPGMRTTTPRPKRSKKSQLKKVVCEVPVADGGVSSDLWAWRKYGQKPIKGSPYPRGYYKCSSMKGCMARKLVERSPAKPGVLVITYMAEHCHPVPTQINALAGTTRHKSTPAEDHPTTSPNSQTKDGGNAHGAAVKCEDESNETSAMAVDCSADDAAADDDSEFWPAGLDLDEFLAPVDGDLDQVFEEDDVLGRRLSL, encoded by the exons ATGTGCGCCGTGCAGCCGCGGCGCATGGAGCACCTCAACGACTGGGACCTGCAGGCCGTCGTGAGGAGCTGCGGCACCTTAGTCCCCTCCTCCCACCCCGAAGTCGACCGTgccggccctcctcctcctccttccgaGGCGCCAGCGACGATCAAACGGGAGCCGCGCGAGATGGTGCGAGGACCGGTGGCGGCCAAGGACGCGTCGCTGTACGACCTGGAGTACCTGGACTTGGATCGCAAGCCCTTCCTGATGTCCGCCGCGCCGTCCTCGCAGCCATGGGCTACGGCAGCGGACGACCGCCACGAGGTGATGATCTCGTTCCCCTCCGCGGCGTCCACGTCCGGCTCTCGGCCGCGCCTGCCGCCTGGGCGGAAGCCCGGCATGCGCACCACCACCCCGCGGCCCAAACGAAG CAAGAAGAGCCAGCTGAAGAAGGTGGTGTGCGAGGTGCCGGTGGCCGACGGGGGCGTCTCCTCCGACCTCTGGGCGTGGCGCAAGTACGGCCAAAAGCCCATCAAAGGATCGCCTTATCCCCG GGGGTACTACAAGTGCAGCAGCATGAAGGGATGCATGGCCCGGAAGCTGGTGGAGCGCAGCCCGGCCAAGCCCGGCGTGCTCGTCATCACGTACATGGCCGAGCACTGCCACCCCGTGCCGACGCAGATCAACGCGCTCGCCGGCACCACCCGCCACAAGTCCACCCCGGCGGAGGACCACCCGACGACGTCGCCCAACAGCCAAACCAAAGACGGCGGCAACGCCCACGGGGCGGCGGTGAAGTGCGAGGACGAAAGCAACGAGACGTCGGCGATGGCTGTGGACTGTAGCGCCGACGACGCAGCGGCGGATGACGATAGCGAGTTCTGGCCGGCAGGACTGGACCTGGACGAGTTCTTGGCGCCCGTGGACGGCGACCTGGATCAGGTTTTCGAGGAAGACGACGTCCTGGGACGACGTCTCTCGCTTTAG
- the LOC127343012 gene encoding protein SGT1 homolog isoform X2: MAAAASDLESKAKAAFVDDDFELAVDLYSQAIDVGPATADLYADRAQAHIKLGSYTEAVADANKAIELDPSMHKAYLRKGSACIKLEEYQTAKAALEVGSSYASGDSRFTRLMKECDDRIAEEASQVPVKSAAAVAVAPATTSGATTVATAAEDKEDGASMENAQPTVEVPSKPKYRHDYYNSTSEVVLTIFAKGVPADSVVVDFGEQMLSVSIELPGEEPYHFQPRLFSKIIPEKCKYMVLSTKVEIRLAKAEPITWTSLDYKGKPKAPQKINAPAESAQRPSYPSSKSKKDWDKLEAEVKKTGEG; encoded by the exons atggccgccgccgcctcggatctggagagCAAGGCCAAGGCCGCCTTCgtcgacgacgacttcgagctcGCCGTCGACCTCTACTCCCAGGCCATCGACGTCGGCCCCGCCACCGCCGACCTCTACGCCGACCGCGCCCAGGCCCACATCAAGCTCGGAAGTTACACTG AGGCTGTAGCTGATGCCAACAAAGCAATTGAACTTGATCCTTCGATGCACAAAGCGTACCTTCGCAAAGG CTCGGCATGCATCAAGCTGGAGGAATACCAAACTGCAAAGGCTGCTCTTGAGGTGGGTTCTTCCTATGCATCTGGTGACTCAAGGTTTACTCGTCTGATGAAAGAATGTGATGATCGCATTGCTG AGGAGGCTAGCCAGGTGCCAGTAAAgagtgctgctgctgttgctgtggCTCCAGCCACAACTTCTGGGGCTACAACTGTGGCTACTGCTGCTGAAGACAAGGAGGATGGTGCAAGTATGGAGAATGCACAGCCAACTGTAGAAGTGCCAAGCAAGCCCAAATACAG GCATGACTACTACAATAGTACTTCAGAAGTGGTACTGACAATTTTTGCCAAGGGTGTTCCTGCTGACAGTGTGGTTGTTGATTTCGGTGAACAGATG CTGAGTGTCTCAATTGAACTTCCTGGTGAGGAGCCATACCATTTTCAGCCTCGTCTGTTTTCAAAG ATCATCCCAGAGAAGTGCAAATACATGGTATTGTCTACAAAGGTCGAAATACGCCTTGCAAAAGCTGAGCCGATAACTTGGACATCATTGGATTATAAGGGTAAACCAAAGGCTCCTCAGAAGATAAATGCACCAG CTGAATCAGCCCAGAGGCCATCTTAtccatcatcaaaatccaaaaagGACTGGGATAAGTTGGAGGCTGAAGTGAAAAA AACAGGAGAAGGATGA
- the LOC127343012 gene encoding protein SGT1 homolog isoform X1, translating into MAAAASDLESKAKAAFVDDDFELAVDLYSQAIDVGPATADLYADRAQAHIKLGSYTEAVADANKAIELDPSMHKAYLRKGSACIKLEEYQTAKAALEVGSSYASGDSRFTRLMKECDDRIAEEASQVPVKSAAAVAVAPATTSGATTVATAAEDKEDGASMENAQPTVEVPSKPKYRHDYYNSTSEVVLTIFAKGVPADSVVVDFGEQMLSVSIELPGEEPYHFQPRLFSKIIPEKCKYMVLSTKVEIRLAKAEPITWTSLDYKGKPKAPQKINAPAESAQRPSYPSSKSKKDWDKLEAEVKKQEKDEKLDGDAALNKFFREIYSDADEDMRRAMMKSFVESNGTVLSTNWKDVGKKPVEGSPPDGMELKKWEY; encoded by the exons atggccgccgccgcctcggatctggagagCAAGGCCAAGGCCGCCTTCgtcgacgacgacttcgagctcGCCGTCGACCTCTACTCCCAGGCCATCGACGTCGGCCCCGCCACCGCCGACCTCTACGCCGACCGCGCCCAGGCCCACATCAAGCTCGGAAGTTACACTG AGGCTGTAGCTGATGCCAACAAAGCAATTGAACTTGATCCTTCGATGCACAAAGCGTACCTTCGCAAAGG CTCGGCATGCATCAAGCTGGAGGAATACCAAACTGCAAAGGCTGCTCTTGAGGTGGGTTCTTCCTATGCATCTGGTGACTCAAGGTTTACTCGTCTGATGAAAGAATGTGATGATCGCATTGCTG AGGAGGCTAGCCAGGTGCCAGTAAAgagtgctgctgctgttgctgtggCTCCAGCCACAACTTCTGGGGCTACAACTGTGGCTACTGCTGCTGAAGACAAGGAGGATGGTGCAAGTATGGAGAATGCACAGCCAACTGTAGAAGTGCCAAGCAAGCCCAAATACAG GCATGACTACTACAATAGTACTTCAGAAGTGGTACTGACAATTTTTGCCAAGGGTGTTCCTGCTGACAGTGTGGTTGTTGATTTCGGTGAACAGATG CTGAGTGTCTCAATTGAACTTCCTGGTGAGGAGCCATACCATTTTCAGCCTCGTCTGTTTTCAAAG ATCATCCCAGAGAAGTGCAAATACATGGTATTGTCTACAAAGGTCGAAATACGCCTTGCAAAAGCTGAGCCGATAACTTGGACATCATTGGATTATAAGGGTAAACCAAAGGCTCCTCAGAAGATAAATGCACCAG CTGAATCAGCCCAGAGGCCATCTTAtccatcatcaaaatccaaaaagGACTGGGATAAGTTGGAGGCTGAAGTGAAAAAACAG GAGAAGGATGAAAAACTTGATGGTGATGCTGCATTGAACAAGTTTTTCCGTGAGATCTACAGTGATGCAGATGAAGACATGCGCAGGGCAATGATGAAGTCTTTT GTGGAGTCCAATGGTACGGTTCTCTCAACCAACTGGAAAGATGTCGGGAAAAAGCCTGTGGAAGGGAGCCCTCCTGATGGAATGGAGCTGAAGAAGTGGGAGTATTGA